In a genomic window of Polypterus senegalus isolate Bchr_013 chromosome 13, ASM1683550v1, whole genome shotgun sequence:
- the LOC120542987 gene encoding uncharacterized protein LOC120542987 translates to MMMNNTVEQKYVNAIISFNNNEGLNCDINSSLYKSHESIHNGNDVNCQTNGRGDACAAVSMVPSKVLLKKDEMSVDTSQKTSLGKKAMQVQPEPDSIKAVVSKETVVSKAEEDGCLEKESKQEEEKSILNDFCVTGTSQLKHMPLAECSAENQKLIVSTSQKVTDHKLRDSLMKEGAEGNTLPDEPKPYLNKSEENNQQEIVLSSQLVGGTMALKAIKGNDCIISEPNQEGMYGCKKTDNESSSHASHDISRHLEMSTVAVIKNDELIPHMSKNMNIDKSAVKVALSTCRHDKNPSVSAASDSEKAGDLVTENIQKETMHPRELKLTSISNHNMIPATSQNTQEQSIESGKMVSLSSIEQIQQMNLEAQEVKSLAVLIGCTVKNEDSENIPCSLMRTTQAPSPLRQHVEIQVCLGVPCKSAATSPMTPPEGSPAFNFPSYDMNCTVPIVPVIKPPTKDAELQVGTHIESKSVSTTPMSSGRKSPQAPYPEIHIKGATEDDLPEPVREVRWDEKGMTWDVYGASMEVEVLGMVIQKHLEKQIEEHEKQLPPRHPNPALQRGGSLKASEVTTEEKRQQRSLLQMLMQNFRRPQCCSRRNTIE, encoded by the coding sequence ATGATGATGAATAACACAGTtgaacaaaaatatgtaaatgccATCATTTCTTTCAATAATAATGAAGGTTTGAATTGTGATATCAACTCCTCTTTATATAAAAGTCATGAGAGTATACATAATGGGAATGATGTCAACTGCCAGACTAATGGTAGAGGAGATGCATGTGCTGCTGTTAGTATGGTTCCCTCCAAAGTCCTATTGAAAAAGGATGAAATGAGCGTGGACACCTCCCAAAAAACTTCATTGGGCAAGAAGGCAATGCAGGTCCAGCCTGAGCCAGATTCAATAAAAGCAGTTGTGTCAAAAGAGACAGTAGTTTCTAAGGCAGAGGAGGATGGATGCTTGGAAAAAGAatcaaaacaagaagaagaaaaaagtattttgaaTGATTTCTGTGTCACAGGTACTAGCCAGTTGAAGCACATGCCACTGGCTGAATGTTCAGCCGAAAATCAAAAACTAATTGTGAGCACAAGTCAGAAAGTGACTGATCATAAGCTCAGAGACTCTTTAATGAAGGAAGGTGCAGAAGGAAACACATTACCTGATGAGCCTAAGCCATATCTGAACAAATCTGAAGAAAACAATCAACAGGAAATTGTATTAAGCAGCCAGTTGGTTGGTGGCACCATGGCTTTAAAAGCAATAAAAGGCAATGATTGTATCATCAGTGAACCAAATCAGGAAGGTATGTATGGTTGTAAAAAGACAGACAATGAATCTTCATCACATGCAAGCCATGACATCTCTAGACATCTAGAAATGTCTACAGTGGCTGTAATCAAAAATGATGAGCTGATTCCACACATGAGCAAAAATATGAACATTGACAAGTCAGCTGTAAAGGTTGCCTTATCCACCTGCAGACATGATAAAAATCCGTCAGTCAGTGCAGCCTCGGATTCTGAAAAGGCTGGAGACCTAGTCACAGAGAACATTCAGAAAGAGACAATGCATCCAAGAGAGTTAAAACTAACCAGCATTTCAAATCACAATATGATTCCAGCAACAAGCCAAAACACACAGGAACAATCCATTGAGTCAGGGAAAATGGTCAGTTTGTCTAGTATTGAGCAAATTCAACAAATGAACTTAGAGGCGCAAGAAGtgaagtctttagctgttttaaTCGGCTGCACAGTGAAAAATGAAGACAGTGAGAATATCCCTTGTTCTCTAATGAGGACAACTCAAGCTCCATCACCACTCAGACAGCATGTTGAGATTCAAGTCTGCTTGGGTGTACCATGCAAGTCAGCAGCCACCAGCCCCATGACTCCTCCTGAAGGCTCTCCTGCTTTCAACTTTCCTTCCTATGACATGAACTGTACAGTGCCCATTGTTCCAGTTATTAAACCCCCCACTAAGGATGCGGAATTACAAGTGGGAACACATATAGAATCCAAGTCAGTTTCCACCACTCCCATGAGTTCAGGAAGAAAGTCACCCCAAGCTCCTTATCCTGAAATTCACATAAAAGGAGCTACGGAAGATGACCTACCTGAGCCAGTACGTGAGGTGAGGTGGGATGAGAAGGGCATGACCTGGGATGTTTATGGAGCCTCAATGGAAGTGGAGGTGCTGGGAATGGTCATCCAGAAACATCTGGAAAAACAAATCGAAGAACATGAGAAGCAACTGCCCCCTCGTCATCCAAATCCAGCATTACAGCGAGGCGGTTCTCTGAAAGCTTCAGAGGTGACAACTGAAGAGAAAAGACAGCAACGGAGTCTCCTGCAAATGCTAATGCAAAACTTTCGCCGACCACAGTGTTGTTCTAGGCGAAATACCATTGAGTGA